AACAAGTTCGGCGTTTTAGCCCGCGTGGCCGGCATGTTTTCCGGTCGCGGCTTCAACATCGAGACCCTCAACGTCGCTCCTACGCATGACGCGTCGCTGTCCCGGATCACCGCTGTGCTCATCAGCGACGACTCCGCGCTCGACCTCTGCATCAAGCAGCTCCGCAAGCTGGTCAACGTCGTCGATGTCGTTGACTTCACCGAGGGCCAGGCCGTCTCCCGCGAGCTCGTGCTGATCAAAGTCAAGGCCGACTCCAAGACGCGCTCCGAGATCATGCAGATCAGCGACATCTTCCGCACGAAGATCGTCAACGTCGCCCACGATTCGCTCATCATCGAGATGACCGGCGACGACGCCAAGGTCTCCGCCTTCCTCAAGCTCGTCGAACCGTTCGGCATTCTTGAACTCGCCCGCACCGGCGCACTCGCGCAGACGCGGTGACGCATCTGCGCAGATTAAGTTGGAAGATTAAGTTTAAGAACGAATCTTCCAAATTATCCGCCTCCTGATTTTCCCTTAAACTTAACCCTAATCCTTCAACTTTTTCACCACCATGCCCGCTAAAGTATACACCGACAAAGATGCCGATCTCGGCCTCTTCAAGAACAAGACCATCGCTGTGCTCGGCTACGGCTCCCAAGGCCACGCGCACGCCCTCAACCTGAAGGACTCCGGCGTCAAGGTCATCATCGGCCTTTACGAGGGCTCCAAGTCCAAGCCCGTCGCTGAAAAGCACGGCTTCACCGTCGTCTCCACCGCCGAAGCCGTGAAGCAGGCCGATGTCATCCTCGTCGGTCTCCCCGACATGAAGCAGGCCGACGTCTATCTTTCCGACATCGCCCCCAATCTCACCAAGGGCAAGACCCTCGTCTTCTCCCACGGCCTCGCCGTCCACTTCGGCCTGATCAAGGTCCCCGCCGACATCGACGTCATCCTCGTCGCCCCCAAGGGCCCCGGCCACATGGTCCGCCGCCTCTACGTTGAAGGCAAAGGTATGCCCGCCCTCATCGGCGTGTTCCAGGACAAGTCCAAGAAGGCCAAGAAGAACGCACTCGCCTGGGCCAAGGGCATCGGCAGCACCCGCGCCGGCGTCCTCGAGACCTCCTTCAAGGAAGAGACCGAGACCGACCTCTTCGGCGAACAGGCCGTCCTCTGCGGTGGCGCTTCCGCCCTCGTTCAAGCCGGTTTCGAGACCCTCGTCGAGGCTGGCTACCAGCCCGAGATGGCCTACTTCGAGTGCTTGCACGAGCTGAAGCTCATCTGCGACCTCATGTATGAAAAGGGCATCTCCGGCATGCGCTTCTCCATCTCCGAGACCGCCAAGTATGGCGACATCACCCGTGGCCCCCGCGTGATCAACGCGAACACGAAGAAAGAAATGAAGAAGATCCTCACCGAGATCCAGAGCGGCAAGTTCGTCAAGCAGTGGGTCGCCGAATACAAGGGCGGTCTGAAGAACTACAACAAGCTCCTCAAGGCCGGTGAAAAGCACCAGATCGAGAAGACCGGCGAGCGTCTCCGCAATCTGATGCCTTGGATGCCCAAGCGTAACATCAGCGGCGTGGCCGGCTCTTACGTTTCGTAAAGAGGAGTAGCGGTAATGGGTAGCGAGCGTTCGAGCTCCTAAAACTCCACTTATCTTCAGGGGTGCCGTCCGGAAGGACGGCACCCCTTTTTTGTGTTCTCAAACTGCTCCCTTGGCGCAAACAAGGTTCGCGCATGCCGTGTTCGACGAGTAAGTAAATCCCGTGTTTATCACCTCTCGCTCACTTCGGATAAACCGACGTTTGAGGAGCATTTGGAAATATACTTGGCGTATCGCGTGCCTGCTGGTTGGGCTCGCGATCATTGTTTTGGCAGCACTCTCGTTCGACGACCGGCTCATGGACACGACTGCTCTGCACTATATCCCGCGTGTGCTGCCCGAATCAGAGAACGGTTATCTTGTGCTTGCGAAAGTAGCCGGCCAACTCGGCAAGCCGGACGATCTAACTGGAGACAACTTTAGCGATACGCTTTATGGTCGCAGGTGGGATTCAGCCCAAGTCGGAGCATGGTTGAAAGATCGTGGGTTCGCCATCGACGCTGTCCGCCAAGTTCGGTCGCTGGAATTTGGGCAAACGCCCGTGCCGGATAACGCGGTCTCCGCGTATGGTTCGCAACCGGATGTGCGCATGATTATTTATCTTACGGTGCTTCGAGCGCGGCAGCTGCTCGGTGAGAACGATACTTCGGGCGCGACCACCATGGTGTGTGATGCACTGCATGCTGCTCGTATCGTTCTTGGCAGTCGTGGGGACCTGTTAACTCATGTTTCTGTAGTTGCTGCACAAACCGTGACGTTCGAAACGGCTTACGCTGTAATTTCAAATCCGCACACAACACTGACGGATTGTCAGCGACTCCGCCATGAAATCTCTCTCTCCCGACTGTTGACCGAGGACTTCGCCCAGTTGATCGCGGCAGATTTTCGGATGAAGCAGCTAATGATTGAGGGATTGAAGCATCCTCAAAGCTTATCAGGCCTTTTGCAGTTCAGCATTAAAGACCGCATTGGCTATCGCCTTCCGTTTCTTTTCAAACCCAACCAAAGCCTGAATTATGTCATCCCTTGGTATCATTATTACGAATCATTGATCGACATTCCGATTGATCGAAAGCGGTCGGCTTCTACGGAGCACATGCCTGATCTTTGCGCATTATACGGAGAATGGCTCAACGGTTACGGTAAGAGGCTGGCACATGATTTTCTGCATTCATCGTTCGGTGGCGTGTTGGATGCCCGACTGCGTCAACAGACCAGATGCTCAATTGGAGAGGCTTTGGTTGCCCTTCGTCGTTATCACGAAGCAACTGCGGGACAGTTGCCCTCTTCATTGGGCGAACTCGTGCCTGATTATTTGCCGTCTGTTCCTTTGGATTATGCGGATGGCCTTCCAATTAAATATTCCAAAGAAATGAAGGCCCTTTGGTCTGTCGGTGAAAATCATTTTACCTTGGTCAAGGAAGATCAGGATGTGGGGGCCGAGGTGATTATTGTGCCTGTGCGGTTTGATGGAAGTTACGCGCCTTGGAAACGAATAGACCCGGATCAAGCGAGGGAGGTAGCGGGTGGGTTATTCGGCCATTAACGGCTGCCCGCTGGTAACGCTGTCGTTTGTATAAATAATTTCGACTTAACCGATCAGGGAGCGCTCAATGTTCCTCCCTATTTCATGTCTGCACCCTTAACGAAACTCCGACTGGCCACTCGAAAAAGCCCGCTTGCCCTCGCGCAATCGGAGCAGGTCGCCGCGCACCTGCGCGCCACGCTGGGCGTCGAAGTTGAGTTGTTGAAAATCGTCACCACCGGCGACCAGCGCATCGAATGGTCCCTCGAAAAACAGGGCGGAAAAGGTCTTTTCACCAAGGAGCTCGAAGACGCGCTTTTGCGTGGAGACGCTGATCTCGCGGTCCATAGCTGCAAGGATCTCCCCGGCGAAATGCCCGCCGGCTTGTCCGTTGCCGGCTACCTGCCGCGTGAAGACCCGCGCGACATGCTGGTCGTCCGCGAAGGCCTCGAGTCGCCCGCGACCATCGCCACCAGCAGTCCGCGCCGCCGCCTGCAGCTCGCGATGCTGTTTCCCGATGCGCAGTTCACGGAGATCCGTGGTAACGTGGACACCCGTCTCCGCAAGATCGGCCAGGACCATGTCGCCGACGCGACCGTGCTCGCGTGCGCGGGTCTGCGCCGTCTCGGCATCGGTGGCTGGCAAGGCGTTGAGTTTCACGCGCTCGGTTTCGAGCACATGGTTCCCGCCGTCGGCCAGGCAGCGATCGCGATCCAGACGCGGGCGGCTGATGCGGCTCGTTTCGCCGCGGTGCTCGATAAACGCACCTCGCGTTTCGTTACGCTGGAACGCGCATTTCAAGCCGCGCTCGGTGGCGGTTGCCAGACGGCCTTCGCCGCGCATGCCACGTCTGACACACTCTGGTTTTACCACCACGAAATCGGCCTCCGCAGCCTCCCGCTGAGCGACGCGGAAATCGACGCTCCGGTCGAAACCGCCCGCACGCTGCTCACTCACTTCGGATTCAAACTTTGAAACGCAAAGACGCCATGACGCGAAGAGACCGAGGTTCGGAATCTTTGCGATCGAACTTAGCTCCTTAGCGTCTTTGCGATTAATTCCTCACTTATGTCTACAGGCATCGTTCATCTCGTTGGCGCCGGTCCCGGCGATCTTGGCCTCGTCACCTTCCGCGCAAAGGAACTCATCTCGCAGGCCGACGTCCTCGTTTACGATTACCTCGTTCACCCCGAGCTGGTGAAATGGTGCCGCCCCGAATGCGAAATTGTCTACGTCGGTAAAAAAGCCGGTTTCCATTCCGTGCCGCAGGAAGAAATCGAGACGCTCCTCGTCACCCACGCGAAGGCAGGCAAGAAGGTCGTGCGACTCAAAGGCGGCGATCCCTACATCTTCGGACGCGGTGGCGAAGAAGCCCGCACGCTCGCCAAGGATGGCATTCCGTTTGAAGTCGTGCCCGGCGTTACTGCGGCCATCGCAGCAGGCGCCTACGCGGGCATTCCGCTCACTTATCGCAATCTTAGCACCGCGCTCGTGCTGCTCACCGGGCATGAAGATCCGACGAAGAAGGAAACCCAGGTTGATTGGCGTAGCTACGGTGCGCTGAAAAACACCACGCTCGCGATCTACATGGGCATGGGGAACCTCGAGTTCATCTTGGCCGAACTGCAGGCCGGCGGACTTTCCTCCAAAACGCCCGCCGCCGTCGTGCAATGGGCTTCGCTCGGCCGCCAGCGCAGCGTGACCGGCACGGTTTCCACTCTGGCCGAACTCGTGAAAACTTCGGCGCTCGCCGCGCCCGCCATCATTTTTGTGGGTGAAGTGGTGCGCGACCACGAGGCGATCGACTGGTTTGAACACCTGCCTCTCTTCGGCCGCCGCGTGGCGATCACGCGAACGCGCGACCAGAACAGTGAACTGCGCGACAAACTTGAAACCCTTGGCGCCGAGGTGCTCGAACTGCCGCTCATCACGATCAGCAAGGATACGGATCGGCTCGGTTTTGTGGAGATCCTTGCCGAACTCGGCACCTACGACTGGATCGTCTTCACGAGCGCGAACGGCGTGCGGTTCTTCTTCGAGGATTTCCTGAAGGGCTTTAAAGACATCCGCTCGCTCGGTATGTTGCGCTTCGCCTGCGTGGGCAAAGCGACCGCGCGCGAGATCGAGAAATATCACATAAAAGTCGAGTGCATGCCCGAGACCGCGACGGGTTCATCGCTGGCCGATGCGCTCATCGCCACCGGCAGCCTCGACAGCGCCAAGGTCATCGTCGTCACGGGCAACCTCAACCGCGACACGCTAGTTCGCAAACTCGAGGCCGGTGGCGCGATTGTGGACAGCCTGCTCCTCTACAAAACGGAGAAGACCGATCTCACCCTGGATCCCGTGGCGGATGACTTCCGCGAGAAGGGAGCGGATGCGATCCTCTTTGCCAGCTCGTCGGCCGTGTTGTCATTTGCCGAACAATCCGCGGCGTTGGCTTTGTCGGACAAGGCCACACTTCCGCTCGCTGGCAGCATCGGACCGCAGACCACCGAGACGATGAAGAAAGTAGCCATGGAGATCGGCTTCGAGGCGAAGAAGCCCAGCCTCGACTCGCTTATAGAAGCTCTGATTAAAAATCTTAAAGCCCGTTGAGGGTTTAGTGAGGTGTCGGGCCGGGGACGGCCTTCAGTAGGCGGGTGTCATCGATCAAGTTTTCCTCATCGTAGCTCACCTGCACGGTGAGGAGATCACCGGCAAATTGTCCATTGAAGGGACCGGTCTGGGCCATGAGAACGGTAACCTCGGCTTTGTTATTCTCGTTTGCTGCACGCTTTTTTTCGGAGATCGGCTTGGAGTTTAGAGCTGGTGCGCTTTCCACGAATTGGAAGACCTCGACGGGAATTCCATAGGCATCGATTCCGTGGGATACAGGCTGGCCGAATTTTTCGATCACTTCGCTGCGCTCCACGCCCGCGTGCAAATCTTTTAACTCGGTCAGAGCTGACGGCACTTTGCTTTTAGGTTTCGTCGCGCAACCTGCCAACAATAGCACCGGGCAAAGCACTGAAAATGCCGGTATAATCAGCGCGCGAAATGTAATTGGTTTCTGCATACACCTCACCGACTGGGGGGCTTTTGATGCGTTCCCCTTATCGCGGGGCGGGGGGAATTACCGACCGTGACGTAGGGGGTAAAAACGTGAAACCGCAGGCGGCTAACATGCATAATCTTGCGCGATCACGGTGGTTTTAACGCAAACAGATGTTGCCCGGAAACATGGGCAGACGACTGGTGATTCCTCGGGTTTTATTCAGTCATCAGGCAATTTCTCATTCGCGAATGCTCAGCCGTGAGCCGTGAATACTGCTTTTGCACGCGGTTGGTGATAAAATCGGGTTTGGATTTTTGCCGGTTATCGGTTGGGTTGACCCTTACTCCCATGAAAGTCCCGTTTCTCGATCTTTCGATTCAGCATCAAGCCTTGCGCGAACAGGCGCTCGCCGCGCTCGCGTCCACTTACGACGGCACGCGCTTTTGCCTCGGCAAGGACGTCGAAACCTTTGAGGAGAACTTTTCCAAGACGCTCGGCTACACTCGCACGCTCGGCCTGAACAGCGGCACGTCGCCGTTGCACCTCGCGGCGGTCATCGCGGGCTGGGGCCCTGGCGACGAGGTGATCGTGCCGGCATTCACCTTCATCTCGTCGGCGTGGGGCGTGAGCTATGTCGGCGCTACGCCCAAGTTCGTCGATATTGACGCGAAGACCTTCAACCTGGATCCGGCGGCGGTCGAAGCTGCCATCACGCCCAAAACGAAGGGCATCGTGATCGTGCATCTCTTCGGGCAGCCCGCGCCGATGGATGCGCTACTCGCCATCGCCAAGAAGCACAACCTGTTCGTCGTCGAGGACTGCGCGCAGGCGGTCGAAGCCAAATATAAAGGCACGCCGGTGGGTATCCTGGGTGATGTCGGCACGTTCAGCTTTTATCCGACCAAGAATCTCGGCGGCTGCGGCGAGGGCGGTGCGCTGGTCTCGAAGAACGATGCGCATTTCGACCAGGCCAAACTCCTGCGCGTGCACGGCATGGGCCGTCGTTATTATCACGACCAGGTGGGTTTTAATTTCCGCATGGACGGCTTCCAAGGCGCGTTGCTCAACGTGAAGCTGCCTCACCTCGCGACGTGGACTGCACGTCGTCAGGCCATCGCTGCGAAATACATCGCGGGCATCAAGCTCGCCGACGTGATCCTGCCGGCGACGGTCGATTACGGCGCGAGCGTGTATCACCAGTTCACGATCCGTCATCCGCGCCGCGATGCGTTGCGCGAGCATCTCACTAAGCACGAGATCGGCACTGACTTGATCTATCCCGTGCCGCTGCATCGCCAGACGTGTTATGCGGGCCTGGGCTACGCGGAAGGTTCGATCCCGGTTGCGGAGAAGGCGGCGGCGACTTGCGTGAGCCTGCCGATCTTCCCCGAGCTCACCGACGCGCAGGTCGATCACGTGATCGCCTCGGTGAATTCATTCTGATTTATCGAAGCATGATTGGTAATACCTACCTCAAGGTTTGCGGGCAGACTCGTCTCGAAGATGCGCAGGTGGCCGCTGATCTGGGGGCGGACTACTTGGGATTCATTCTTTATCCGAAATCACCACGCTACCTTTCGCTGGAGCGTTACAAGGAAATCGCGCCTACGCTGCCGGCGGGACCGCGGCGGGTGGCGGTGATGGTCGAGCCTTCACTTGAGGCGCTGGGCGAGGCGATAGCGGCCGGCTTCGATTTGTTTCAGATTCATTTTTCGCACACGACCTCATTGGAGACGGTGCGCGCCTGGTCGGGTTCGGTCGGAGCGCATCGTCTCTGGCTCGCTCCCAAGTTGCCGCCAGGTGAGGACGTGCCGGCGGATTGGCTGCCGCTCGCGGCTACGTTTTTATTGGATACATTTCATGCCGGCGGTTTTGGCGGCTCGGGTAAAACCGGCGATTGGGGAAAGTTTGCCCGTCATCAGCAGACCTATCCGCAGCACACATGGATACTCGCGGGCGGTCTTAATCCCGACAATCTGACGGATGCGATCACGGCGAGCGGTGCGCGCACAGTTGATGTGAACAGCGGCGTGGAAACGTCGCCGGGTGTGAAAGATCACACCAAGCTGAAGCAGTTGGGCGACGTGCTGGCTAAAATCGGCTGACTCAATTGATCAACTGAGGTGGCAACGCGCCCTCGAGGGCGAGCAGCTGGCGCTTGATGTCCTCGCCGAAGGCGAAGCCGGTGAGCGAACCATCGGCACCGATGACGCGGTGGCACGGGACGAGGAGGCAAATGGGGTTGGCGCCGTTGGCACTGCCCACCGCGCGCGAAGCGGTGGGATTACCGAGATCCGCGGCGAGGCCACCGTAGCTACGGGTTTCGCCGTAAGGAATCGCGACGAGGGCGGACCAAACTTTGTGCTGAAACTCCGTGCCTTGCGCAGCAAGCGGCACGGTGAACGTGTGCAGTTTACCTGAAAAATAGGCATCCACTTCCTTTTTTACCGGAATGGTTAAGGAAAGTTTGTCACTTATTAAGTTACAAGTGGGCTTGAGGCGTTCGCTCAGGCGGTGGAGGTCGCCGAAGGCGGTGGCGACGACGGCGCCGGTGTCGTCGACAGCAACGGAAAAGGGGCCGCAGGGAGTTGGGAAGGTCGTCGTGTGGAACGTGGGGGCGGTCGGCTTCATGGGGCGGGTTGGTTGAACTGCCAGAGGTGCGCAGTGGCGAGACTGCGGTGCGGGGAAAACACGGACATGAGGCGCTTGGTGGCTTCGATGTCGGGGCGAGTTTGCAGTTTGAGGAGTGCGTGGAGCCCGCTGGTCACGCCGGTGTCGCCGAGAGGAACGCAGTCGGCGAAACCGAGGGCGCGCATCATGAGATAATTGACGGACCACGGGCCGAGTCCGCGGATGGCGAGCAACGTGCGCTCGGCGCGGGTGGCGCTCATCGTGCGCAGGGCTTCGAGGTTGAGTTGTCCGCTCGCGACGAGGCGTGCGGTGTCGATGACGTAGGCGGCTTTGGAGCGGGAAAACTGGAGAGGTTTGAGGTCGTCGTAAGTGAGCGCGGCGATGGCGGCGGGCGTGGGCGGAGCGTAGAGATTTTCGGCGAAAGGCTGGCTGGTAAGTTCGATAAGGCGGCGGCGGAGTTGGAACGCGAAGGGGAGGTTGATTTGCTGGCCGATGATCGACCAGAGGAGTCCGTCGAAGACGGATGGAGTTTGCGTGATGCGCAGTTCGGTGCGGCCGGCGATGAGACGGGCTAGCCCGAGTTTGCGGGCGAGTCGGGCGAAGGCGGCGGCGTCCTGGTCGAGCCCGAGCAATGCGATGACAAGGGCATGGGCTTCGGGTGCGTGATCGGCGGATTCAACGCCGATCAAGTCAGGCGATAGGTGTAGGCGGAGCAGGGAAGGCGTCTGGTTTTTGCCAAGACGGACAACCGTTGTGTAGGTATCGCCATCGAGGCGCTCGGTGAGACTTTGCGTGTCTCGGGCGAGGGCGCGCTTCAGGTAGGCAAGAGGATAGCCGGTGGGAAGCGTGAGATCGAAACGGCAAGCGGTGCGGAGGTCGCGATACGCGGACGGCGTGAGGCCGTTGAAGGCGCGGAAGTGCTCTTGGAAGACGGAGAGTGATTCGAAGCCGGCGGCGAAGGCGATGTCGGTCAGCGAAGCGTCGGCCGCTAGGAGTTGGTGTTTGGCGGTGGCGAAGCGGGCTCGGAGCAACACGTCGGCGGGCGTGGCGTGGTAATGTTGTCGGAAAAGCTCGAACAAACGCGTGGGGCCGAAGCCGGAGCGTTTCACGATGGCGCGGGCATCACGGAAGGCGGCGGGATCCTGGCGGATTTCAGCGACGAGTTGCTCGATGCTTTTGAGGACGGGATCGGCACCGCGTGCGAAGTCGTCGGGATGACATTTTTTGCACGGGCGCAGGCCGGCCGCGCGGGCAGCTTCGGCGGTCGGAAAGAAGCGCGTGTTCTCGGGCTTCGGTTTGCGGGCGGAGCAGGACGGCAGGCAGTAGATGCCGGTGGTCGTGACACCGAAGAAGAACCGGCCGTTATACGACGCGTCGCTCGCAAGGACGCGTTCGTAGAGTTGGGCCGGATTCATTCGCATATGCACACCTTAGCACAGGTCCGGCGGGGCGTCGTCCGGATTATTCCGGTGCAATTTCTCCGGCGCGGCTCACATGCCGGGGAAACCGCCTTTGCCCTTCATGGCTTCCATCTGGCGCATCATCTTTTTCGCGCCGCCGCCCTTCAGCATCTTCATCATTTTCTGCATCTGCTGGAATTGCTTCAGGAGCTGGTTGACCTCGAGGACCTTCACGCCGGCGCCGTTGGCGATACGTAGACGGCGGTTACCGTTGAGGATGTCGGGCTTGCGGCGCTCCTGGATAGTCATCGATTTGATGATGGCTTCGGTGCGGCCCATTTGATCTTCGGCATCATCAGGGATCTGCATGCCGCTCATGCCGGGCATCATGCCCATGATGCTCTGCATGGAGCCGAGCTTTTTGATCTGCTGCATCTGCGCGAGGAAGTCTTCGAGGTTGAAGTCGGCCTTGCGCATCTTCTCGGCCATCTTCTCGGCCTCTTTCTGGTCGATGTTTTCCTGCGCGCGTTCGACGAGGGAAACGACGTCGCCCATGCCGAGAATGCGCGAGGCAAGACGGTCGGGATAAAACGTGTCGAAGTCGGCGGTCTTTTCGCCGGTGCCGACAAATTTGATGGGCACGCCGGTGATCGACTTGATCGAGAGCGCGGCACCGCCGCGGGCGTCGCCGTCGAGCTTCGTCAGGATCAAGCCGGTGAGTCCGAGGGCGTCGTGGAAAGCCTTGGCGACGTTGACGGCTTCCTGACCGAGCGCGCCATCGGCCACGAGGAGGATCTCGTCGGGCTTGATGCGTTCGCGGAGTTTTTTGACCTCCTCGATGAGGTCGGAGTCGATTTGGAGACGGCCGGCGGTGTCGAAGAAAATGGCGTCGGCGTTGGCCGCGTGTGCGGCGGCCAGACCGGCGGCGCCGATGGCGGGGACATCTTTGGAGACGCGGTCGCTGTAGAAGCCGAGCTCTTCCTGTTTCGCGAGGATTTCGAGCTGGTCGATGGCGGCGGGGCGATAGACGTCGCAGCCGACGACAAACGGACGGTAGCCGCGTTTTTTGAGCAGCTTGCCGAGCTTGGCGGTCGAAGTGGTTTTGCCGGAGCCGTGGAGGCCGACCATCAGGACCTTGAGCGGGCGGGCGGAGGAGAGTTCATTGGTGCCCTCGCCGAGGAGGCGCACGAGTTCGTCGTTGATGATTTTGACGATCTGCTGGCCGGGGGCGACGCCCTTGAGGACCTCCTGGCCGACGCAGGCGGTCTGGACGCGTTCGATGAATTCGCGGGCAACCTTGAAGTGGACGTCGGCCGAGAGTAGGGCGGTGCGCACCTCTTTGAGGGCGTCGGCCATGTTTTCTTCGGTGAGCTTGCCGACGCCGCGGAGGTTGCGGAGGGCGGAGGAGAGTTTGTCGGTGAGGGATTCGAACATCGGAAAGAGACGGAGTTGAAACGGCCAATGGACGCGAATCGACGCTAATTTCCAAGTCCGGGCAAACGAAGCGGGCGGGCAGGGTGCAGAATTGTGTCGATTCCGCGTTCCTTATTCTGTGAATCTTTCGCTCCCATGAACCCTGTTCTCAAGCTGTTGCTCGAAGGTGGACGACTCACGACTGCGCAAATGGCGCAAGTGGCGAGCATCACTGTCGCCGAAGTCGAACAGCACCTGGAGCAGCTGAAAAAAGATAAAATCTTCCTCGGCTGGCGTCCGGTGCTCGATCTCTCGCGTGATGCGGCAGCGGGTGCAGCCGTGCGCGCCGTGATCGAGGTCAAGCTCACGCCCGAGCGCGGCGGCGGCTTTAACAACCTTGCGCAACGCCTCGCCAAGTTCGACGAGGTCGAGTCCTGTTACCTCATGTCAGGCGGTTTCGACCTGCTGGTCTTCGTCAATGCACCGACGCTTCAGAAGGCCGCGTCCTTCGTGTCGGAAAAACTTTCAACCCTCGGCGGCGTGCTTTCGACGAGCACCCACTTCCTGCTGCGTTCTTACAAGGAAGGCGGCTTCCTGCTCGCGGGTAGCGAAGGCTCCAGCGATCGCCTCAACGTCAGCCCTTGAGCTGATCCACCCCAATGAGCACTACCAGCAACCGCTGGGTGGCGGGCCATGTGGCGGCGCTACCGAGGAGCGGCATTCGTGATTTCTTTGAGCTCGTGGCCAAGATGAAGGGCCAGGACGTGATTTCGCTCGGCGTGGGCGAACCTGATTTTGTGACGCCGTGGCATGTGCGCAAAGCCGCCATCACTGCGCTCGAAGAGGGCAAAACCTACTACACGTCCAACCTCGGCATGCCCGAGTTGCGTCGCGCGGTCGCGACCTACGTGACCGAACACTTCGGCGTAAACTACCGTCCTGAGGACCAGATCATCATCACGGTCGGCGTCTCCGAGGCGCTCGATCTGGCGTTCCGCGCCTTCTGCAATCCGGGCGACAAGGTCATGTATCACCAGCCGTGCTACGTGTCCTATCATCCGAGTATTTCCCTGGTGCACGCCGAGGGCGTCGCGGTGCCGACCTATGCCAAGGATAACTTTGCGCTGACCGCCGAGGCCCTGCGCGCCGCGTGGGTGCCGGGCTGCAAGATTCTCATGCTCAACCTCCCGTGTAATCCCACGGGTGGCACCTGTGATCGCACGCAACTTGAGGCCATCGCCGCATTCTGCCGCGAGAAGGACCTGCTGGTGTTGAGCGACGAAATCTACTCCGAGCTTACCTTCGATGGCACGCACACCAGCATTGCCAGTCTGCCAGGCATGCAGGATCGCACGATTTTCCTCCACGGTTTCTCGAAGGCCTTCGCGATGACCGGCTGGCGCATCGGCTACGCTTGCGGCCCCGAGGTGCTCATCGACGCGATGATGAAGGTGCACCAATATTCCATGATGTGCGCCTCGATCATCGCACAGGAAGCCGCGCTTGAAGCCCTCAATAACGGTTGGGACGATGTCTGCGAAATGCGTGATCAGTATCACCGTCGTCGCGACTTGATTGTCCGCCGCTTCAACGAGATCGGCCTCACTTGTCACTCGCCGCGCGGCAGTTTTTACGCGTTTCCCAGCACCCAGGGTATTGGCATGACCGAGAAGGAGTTCGCGATTGGCCTGCTCAAGGAGCAGAAGGTCGCGGTCATCCCGGGAACGGCGTTTGGCGTCAATGGCACCGGCCACGTCCGCGCGTGTTTCGCCACCGGTTACGAGCAACTCGTGATCGCCTGCGACCGCATGGAGAAGTTTGTTCAGGGAGCGAAAAAATAAACCGCCTTGTCCGCAAGCGTTGTCCGGAGATGGCAGCGCTTGCGACCCGTTGATTTATAGGCTGGGCTCTGAGGCGTCCGGGCTTTATTCCTTAGCTTTTATATAACCATGAACCGCACCGTCGTCATCGTCGGCCGACCCAATGTCGGCAAGAGCCGCCTCTTTAACCGGCTCGCGCGGAAGCGCATCTCCATCGTTCACGACCAGCCGGGTGTCACCCGGGACGTCATCTCGGCCGATATCGAAGACGGCGGCTACACCTTGCTCGATACCGGCGGTCTCGGCTTCAAGGGCGACGATGGCAACCTCAGCCTCGCCGCGCTCACCCGCGCCTCCGAGACACAGGTCGATTTCGCTATCGAAACAGCCCAGTTGATCCTGTTCGTGATCGACGGCCTCGAAGGCCTCACCGCGCTCGACATGACGATCGCGCGCATGTTGCGCAAATCGAAGAAGGACGTGCTCCTCGTCGTCAACAAAGCCGACTTCGATGACGACAAAGTCGATCTCGCCGAAGCCTACCGCCTCGGTCTCGGC
This portion of the Rariglobus hedericola genome encodes:
- a CDS encoding phosphoribosylanthranilate isomerase gives rise to the protein MIGNTYLKVCGQTRLEDAQVAADLGADYLGFILYPKSPRYLSLERYKEIAPTLPAGPRRVAVMVEPSLEALGEAIAAGFDLFQIHFSHTTSLETVRAWSGSVGAHRLWLAPKLPPGEDVPADWLPLAATFLLDTFHAGGFGGSGKTGDWGKFARHQQTYPQHTWILAGGLNPDNLTDAITASGARTVDVNSGVETSPGVKDHTKLKQLGDVLAKIG
- a CDS encoding methylated-DNA--[protein]-cysteine S-methyltransferase; protein product: MKPTAPTFHTTTFPTPCGPFSVAVDDTGAVVATAFGDLHRLSERLKPTCNLISDKLSLTIPVKKEVDAYFSGKLHTFTVPLAAQGTEFQHKVWSALVAIPYGETRSYGGLAADLGNPTASRAVGSANGANPICLLVPCHRVIGADGSLTGFAFGEDIKRQLLALEGALPPQLIN
- a CDS encoding DNA-3-methyladenine glycosylase 2 family protein, with amino-acid sequence MNPAQLYERVLASDASYNGRFFFGVTTTGIYCLPSCSARKPKPENTRFFPTAEAARAAGLRPCKKCHPDDFARGADPVLKSIEQLVAEIRQDPAAFRDARAIVKRSGFGPTRLFELFRQHYHATPADVLLRARFATAKHQLLAADASLTDIAFAAGFESLSVFQEHFRAFNGLTPSAYRDLRTACRFDLTLPTGYPLAYLKRALARDTQSLTERLDGDTYTTVVRLGKNQTPSLLRLHLSPDLIGVESADHAPEAHALVIALLGLDQDAAAFARLARKLGLARLIAGRTELRITQTPSVFDGLLWSIIGQQINLPFAFQLRRRLIELTSQPFAENLYAPPTPAAIAALTYDDLKPLQFSRSKAAYVIDTARLVASGQLNLEALRTMSATRAERTLLAIRGLGPWSVNYLMMRALGFADCVPLGDTGVTSGLHALLKLQTRPDIEATKRLMSVFSPHRSLATAHLWQFNQPAP
- the ffh gene encoding signal recognition particle protein; its protein translation is MFESLTDKLSSALRNLRGVGKLTEENMADALKEVRTALLSADVHFKVAREFIERVQTACVGQEVLKGVAPGQQIVKIINDELVRLLGEGTNELSSARPLKVLMVGLHGSGKTTSTAKLGKLLKKRGYRPFVVGCDVYRPAAIDQLEILAKQEELGFYSDRVSKDVPAIGAAGLAAAHAANADAIFFDTAGRLQIDSDLIEEVKKLRERIKPDEILLVADGALGQEAVNVAKAFHDALGLTGLILTKLDGDARGGAALSIKSITGVPIKFVGTGEKTADFDTFYPDRLASRILGMGDVVSLVERAQENIDQKEAEKMAEKMRKADFNLEDFLAQMQQIKKLGSMQSIMGMMPGMSGMQIPDDAEDQMGRTEAIIKSMTIQERRKPDILNGNRRLRIANGAGVKVLEVNQLLKQFQQMQKMMKMLKGGGAKKMMRQMEAMKGKGGFPGM
- a CDS encoding Lrp/AsnC family transcriptional regulator; translated protein: MNPVLKLLLEGGRLTTAQMAQVASITVAEVEQHLEQLKKDKIFLGWRPVLDLSRDAAAGAAVRAVIEVKLTPERGGGFNNLAQRLAKFDEVESCYLMSGGFDLLVFVNAPTLQKAASFVSEKLSTLGGVLSTSTHFLLRSYKEGGFLLAGSEGSSDRLNVSP